TCCAACGCCTACCCCATCGAGTCATAAGCAAGAACGCTACGTGCCAAAGATCGCCACTACGCGTTCTTGCTTATGATTTTCGGGGTGACCAGGGCGTTTCCGCTTTTGTTCTTAAATGCCCATTTTATAGTCATATTCTTTTGCTTTGTCCACTTTAGCATTCTCATAATCGGTTTGAATAAATGGCTTATAAGATCGATCAACTTTTGAAATAAAGGATTGTTTTAACAGCTTTTGTTCAACTGAATCAATCTGCTCCATATCAACGTATAATACCGCATACTTCATTTTTTTCGAAACATGAACCAGATGTCCAAAACGTTTAATGTATTTTGTGTTACGCATTTGCTGAAACCAGACAATTAAACCTTGTCTTTCTTTCATGGAATCATTCCCACCATTTCTTTATACGATTCTATTTAGGAAGCACAACCGCATTTTCCGCCGCTGCCACAGCCACAACCACTGTCAGTAAGTGCTGCACCATCCCTGGGTGCTTTGATATTAGCACTTGCACTGCCTGCAATCAGTTCACTTACGTCATCAAGCAAAGTCTGTAAATGACGTTCAGCAATTTTAAACGATGCAATAGAATCATGCATATCCATAGCACGTTTAGCGGCGCGCACTTTTTTCATAATTTCATTATAATCCGGATGGTACCGACCAAAGCGCTGGATGTCATCGTAATCATCCTTTAACTTATTGAAGTCGTATATATATTTTTGAGCCTGTTTATCTTCGTTCATTGCTATTCTAGCTTGCTCGTAAGCTTTCACAACGTCGGATTGGGTAATGATCTTGGCAAGCTTTTCACTGCAATCCAGAATATCTACATATTCCATCGTCGCAAACATGTCTATCACCTCTAAAAACATGTTATCATGTTAACGGCTGAAAGAAAAGCACAGAACGCGGATTTACACTGTTAATCCGCCCAATAAAGGACAGGCTATTCTCTCATCATAGAGGCCATTTGAATAAGCATGTGAAGCATATCCAGACGCTGGCCGGCTCTCTCCACCTGCTGAGGCCATGTTTTGCCATAGAAAACCTTCGCGGCTTTTTCAAGCTCTGCCATCTTTTCCGGTTCTCTTGTCAGTAACCGATACCATTCTGGATGACGTCGCACAAACAAATGAAGGTCAGGACGACTTTGCAAATATTGATGAGTGGCTTCCTGCATGTTTTAACCTCCTTTAGTCCTTAAACCATTCAGGATGTTTGGAAGCATCTGGATCAACTGAGGCCTGTGGGTTTTTTGAACTCTGAAATTGACTGATTAATTCCTGGATTGTTCCAATTGTTCCGCTTAATTGCTGAGCATGACCTTGTATTTTGTTAAGGTCAACCGTTTCGGAAAACTTTTTTAGTTGTTCAATCATTTCTGTTTGTTTTCGAGGCTCATTTTTATCATCCTGATTTGTTGGAGATTTAAAAGCATCCCAATATGGATCATCTTCACCAAGCAGAATCCACTTTTCATAATATGGTTGCCACGCATGACCGCTTCTTCTAATGGATTCAATTAGTTTTGGGTGTTGATTGATAAATGTTTTAAATGCCTGCACATCGGGGTGCAGATTCCTTTGAGACACAATCATTCCCACCTTTCTGTTCCTTTTTCCATTATAGTGTATGCTGAAGGTGTCCTATCTGTGTTAAGCGCATTCGCACCTAAATAATTGCATCTTGATTTATTTAGTATTATGATAAGCATGTGTAAAGAATTATAGAGGGGTG
This sequence is a window from Lentibacillus sp. JNUCC-1. Protein-coding genes within it:
- a CDS encoding YlbG family protein, with protein sequence MKERQGLIVWFQQMRNTKYIKRFGHLVHVSKKMKYAVLYVDMEQIDSVEQKLLKQSFISKVDRSYKPFIQTDYENAKVDKAKEYDYKMGI
- a CDS encoding YlbF family regulator, producing the protein MFATMEYVDILDCSEKLAKIITQSDVVKAYEQARIAMNEDKQAQKYIYDFNKLKDDYDDIQRFGRYHPDYNEIMKKVRAAKRAMDMHDSIASFKIAERHLQTLLDDVSELIAGSASANIKAPRDGAALTDSGCGCGSGGKCGCAS
- a CDS encoding YlbE-like family protein; translated protein: MQEATHQYLQSRPDLHLFVRRHPEWYRLLTREPEKMAELEKAAKVFYGKTWPQQVERAGQRLDMLHMLIQMASMMRE
- a CDS encoding YlbD family protein; the protein is MSQRNLHPDVQAFKTFINQHPKLIESIRRSGHAWQPYYEKWILLGEDDPYWDAFKSPTNQDDKNEPRKQTEMIEQLKKFSETVDLNKIQGHAQQLSGTIGTIQELISQFQSSKNPQASVDPDASKHPEWFKD